The following is a genomic window from Kineosporiaceae bacterium.
TTCACCACTGGTGAGCACCTGATAGATCACGTTCTCGATCGTCGCGATCCCGTCGGCGACCTCCCGGACATCACCCTGCGTGGTGATCGCGACCATGGCCTGCACCGGGAACCCCAAGGCCGCGGGGTCGCTGACCCCGACCACCTGGAGCACCCCGAGGTCGATCAACCGGTGCACCCGTAGCCGCACCGCCGGTGCGGACAGCTCCACCTGCGGCGCCAGCGCGGCATAGGACGACCGTCCGTCCCGTGCCAGCAGGTCCAGCAGCTGGACGTCGATCGCGTCCAGCGTCACCGGCCCCGACGATGCATCGGCGTCCTGACGATTCACGTTTCCCCCCACGACTCCCCCCTCGGTGTTCCGTCGTGGGCCTATCCCAGCAGGATTGCCACGGCCTCGGCGAACAGTTGTGTGTGTCGCTCGACATCTGCCGCGGTGGTGACAGGGCACATCAGCGCCATGTTGTGGAACGGGGTGATCAGCACACCCCGATTGATCATGAACAGGTGCAGGAACTCGTCCAGCTCGTCGTCGGCGCCGGCGGCCGACTCGGTCCCGGTCCGCGGGGCAGGCGAGGCGAAGCGATACTCCGAGCGGGCGCCCAGCTGACTGACCGACCAGGCCACACCGGTCGCATCCAGCGTTGCCTGAACCCCCTCGGTGAACGCCGTGGCGAGCTCGATCATGTGCTCGAAGGCCTGCTCGGTCAACACGTGCCCGAGCGTGGCGCGCATCGCCGCCAGACTCAGCGCGTTGCCCGCCAGGGTGCCACCGACCCCTCCGACATCGACCAGGTCGGCGTCGCGGTGCGCACCGATGCGCTCGGCCACCTCACGGGTGATGCCGTACGCCCCGGAGGGGATGCCGCCCCCGATCGACTTGCCGATCACGAAGATGTCGGGATGCAGGCCCCAGGCGGCCGTTGCGCCGCCGGCGCCTGCCGAGAAGGTGTGGGTCTCGTCGATCATCAGCAGGGTGCCGGTGGCCTGGCACAGTTCGTGCACCCGGTCGAGGAACCCCGGCTCGGGCAGCACGATGCCGATGTTGGTCAGCGCCGGCTCCATGAGCACCGCGGCGACATCGCCGTGGGCCAACTCGCGGGCCAGCGCCTCGGCATCGTTGAACTCGACCACGCGAGTCGTCTCGTGCAGCGGCACCGGCGGAGCCACGTTGCCGGGGCGCGCCACCGCACGGCCGTCCGGACCCGGAACGGCGAAGATCTCGTCCACCGAGCCGTGATAGCAGTAGGAGAAGACCAGGATCTTGTTGCGGCCGGTGGCCAACCGGGCCAGGCGGACCGCCCAGCGATTGGCGTCGGTGGCGCTGAGCGTGAACGACCAGAGCGGCAACCCGAAGCGGCGGGCCAACTCGGCACCCACCCACTCGGCGTCCTCGGTGGGCAACATGGTGGTGATGCCGCCCTGCTCGGCCAATCGGCGGTGCACTGCTGCGATCGTCGCCGCGGGGCTGTGCCCGGCCATCGCGCCGGTGTCACCGAGCGCGAAGTCGATGTAGGTGTGACCGTCGACGTCGGTGAGGCGATTGCCCTCGGCCCGATCGAGATACAGCGGGAAGCCGCCGCTCCATTTGTTCATCCAGGTCATCGGCACCCGCCCGAACAGGTGCCCTGCCGAGGCGAACAACTCCGCGGAGCGCGGGTTGGATGCGGCGTAGGTCGCACGCTCGGCATCGATCAGCGTGGTGAGCCGGGCACGGTCGATGACCGCCGCGGTGGGCGAGGATGCAGAATGGGCCATGACCCGATGGTAATACAGGATCGGATCCGCAGATAGAAAGGATCTTTCTTTTCAGTCGCCCAAAGCACTCTTGGCATGCTTTTCGCTCGCGCGCTCGGAGGTGTCCGATCGGAAGATCAACTCCAGGGTGGCCGAGATCGCGGCACCCAGAGCAGTCACCACCGGCCACACCACAGTCGCACCCCAGGCCGACAACCGCGGCCCACCCAGAACGATCGACACCCCGACCGCGAGCCCGGCCGCCAGCCACGAACCGGCCAGCACGACCGCCAGCCGGGCGGCCGGCCTCGATCCGGGACGACGCCATACCGCCGCTGCCGTCACGGCACCGGCCAGCGCCGTGATCAGCGCAAAACTGCCGTCCACCGAGGCAGCATGCTCGACCTCGTCGCTGGCAGCGATCGCCCGGGGAACCACGACGTGCCAGATCAGGCCTGCGACCACACCGGCCGGCACCAGCCAGACCAACTCGAAACCCAGCGGCCGCGGGCGCGGGTGCCCGGGCGACAGCACGGCAGGCGGCCGCGCCTCGGACAGGATGGCATCCCGTCGGGGAGAATCGCGCACCCGCTCACCCTAGACGTGCGGTCGCTCACGTGCCGAGCGGGCCGCTCGCCCCAGAGGTGCCCGGGCACGCCGTCCCGGCCGGTCGAAGCGTTAGGTGCGGTTAAGGCCCAGATCAGACCGACTTTGGCGCCCGCCGCCTAGGTTCGATCCCGAGTCGAGGACATCGACCGGTTGCCCCCGCGCATCAGCAGCCTGCGTCCTCGACGAGCCGCCGTCGACCCCAGCTCGGCGGCGGCCCCGACCGGCCCCGGCACCCCCCTCCGGGGCCGGTCGGGTTCTCGATGCATGGAGGAGAATCGTATGAAGCGTCGTTGGATGGTCCCGGCCACGGGTGCTGCGGCACTCATCGCCTCGGTGGTGATGGCCACTCCTGCTTCGGCCCATGGGTACGTGAACACGCCACCGAGCCGCCAGGCCATGTGCGCCCAGGGCCGCATCGCCTGTGGCGCCGTGAAGTACGAGCCGCAGAGCGTCGAAGGCCCCAAGGGACAGATCAACTGCAGCGGCGGCAAGTCGGCCTGGGCCGAGCTCGACGACAACAGCCGGAGCTGGCCGGTGACCTCGGTGGGCTCCTCGGTCAACTTCTCGTGGATCCTCACCGCACCCCACCGCACCGCCAGCTGGGACTACTTCGTGGACGGCAAGCTGGTCACGAGCATCAACGGCGGCAACAACCTCCCGGGTAGCCAGGTCACCCACACGGTCAACCTGAGCGCCTACCCCGGACGGCACACGGTGCTGGCGCGTTGGTCGGTCGGCGACACGACGAACGCGTTCTACAACTGCGTCGACCTGCAGATCGGTAGCGGCGGGTCGACCACCCCGCCCGCGACCACCCCACCGGCCACGAAGCCGCCGGTCACCACGGCGCCCCCGACCACGCCCCCGACCACGAAGCCGCCGGTCACCACGGCGCCTCCCACGACGAAGCCACCGGTCACCACGGCGCCTCCCACGACGAAGCCACCGGTCACCACGCCGCCTGCCCCAGGTACCACCACACCGCGGCCGCCGAGCAGCACCAGGCCCCGCCCGCCGTCCGGGCCGGTCAAGCCCACCAGGAGTGGGCATCACCATGGCACCCCCACCGGAGCCCACACCACCTGGCGTCCCCGAGTGCGCTACCACGTCGGTGACGAGGTCATCTTCAACGGGGTCCGCTACGTGGCACTCATGAACCACACCTCGTTCCCCGGGTGGGAGCCTCCCTTCGTGCGCTGCCTCTGGCAGAGGCTCTGATGATTCGTCCGTCACGCGCGCCGGCGTGGGCCCGTTCGGCCCGCGCCGGCGCGCTGGTGCTCGTGGCCTCGCTCGCCCTGGGTGGTTGCGGTCTGTTCGGGGGCGAGACCTCGGGCTCATCGGCGTCGAGTGCCGAGGCAGGTGCCGTCAATCAGACCGACGTGATCTTCGCGCAGCAGATGACGGTCGACCTGGAGCAGGCCGACCAGGTGCTGCGCCTGGCTGCGGGCCGGGCCACCACCGAGGAGGTGCTCACGCTCGCCGCCGCGATCCAGGCCACCCAGGCCGAGGAGCGTCAGACCCTGCAGACGCTGCAGTCCGGCTGGGCCAGCGTGCCGAGCGTGAGCGTCACCCGCAACGCTTACCAGATCGATGCTGCCACCATGACCCAGCTCCAGACGCTGTCCGGAGCCGAGTTCGAGCAGGTCTTCCTGACCGTCCTGGTGGCCATGCAGCGCAAGACCATCGAGCTCGCCCAGGTGGAGGCCTCTCGGGGCCAGGACGCCGCCACCCGTGCCCTCGCCAGCCGCGTCGTGCAGTCACGGACCGCCGAGGTGGACTACTCGTTGGGGCTGCTCGAGGCGTCCTGACCTGTCCGTGATCCAGCCCACGCGGGGAGGGGTCCCAACAGATCAGGTGGCGCGCGGCACGGTCGGCATCGCCAGGGTGATCTCGGCGCCGCCGAGCCGGCTGCGACCGATCAGCAGCTGCCCGCCGGTGGTCTGTGCCACCCGGGTGACGATGTCCAGGCCGAGCCCACTCGACCCGGCGCCGCTCGCACCGCGCCGCACGGCCCGCTCGGGCTCGCGAATGCCCGGCCCGGCGTCGCCGACCACGAGTTCGGTGCGTACGCCGACCCGCAGCACGACCTCGAAGGCACATCCCTCGGGAGTGTGCAGGAAGACGTTGCCCACCAACGCATCCACCACGGCCTGCAGGTCGGCCTGACGCACCGGCACGTCGACCCGCTGGACGCTGCGCGGCAGGGCCAGGGTCCAGCCCCGGCCCTGGTCCTCGGCCAGAGCACCCCAGAAATCCAGCCGTTCGCGCAGCACCGCCATGGCATCGCACTCGGGGGGTGAGGCCGGGCGAGGGCTCTGCCGGGCCTCGTGGATGATGGCATCGACCTCCTCCTGGAGCTTGGTGGTCAGCGCCCGGACCTGATCCCCGGTGACCCCCGAGCCCAGCGAACGGCCTGCCAGCACCAGGCCGGCCAAGGGGGTCCGCAACCGGTGTGACAGGTCGGCCATGAGTTCGCGCTCGGCCACCAGCAGATCGCCGACCCGGTCGGCCATGAGGTTGAAGGCGCGGGCCGCGGCCGCCAGCTCCTCGGGCCCTTCCGGCAACACCCTGACCGCCAGATCCCCCGACCCGAGGCGGTTGGAGGCGGCCTGCAACCGGCCCGCCGAACGCACCACCCGGGCCGCCAGGCGGTCGGCCAACGCGATGGACGCCGCCACCAGGGCCAGCGCGAAGACCGTCAGACTCACCCGCGCCCTGGTCACCCCGCGTTCGAGGACGGCGTCCGGGATGTCGATCTCGACCACGGCCATCCGACCGCCACTGAGGGCAACGGGCTGCAGCACAGCCATTCCCCCGTGGGTCGGGACGGTGGCGGGTGCCCCCGACCGCATCGCCTCGAGGGCGGCGACCCGGGGCGCAGCCGGCTGCAGCTCGGCTCTGGTGACGACGTGCTCGATCTCGGCCTTCTGGGCCACCAACCCGGCCCTGGGTAGATAGACCGAGATGATCCCCGAGGCCTCGGCACCGGCCACCAGAGAGGCGACGTAGTCGACCGACTGGCTCACGGCCAACACCGAACCGGTGACCATGGCACTGCGATAGGCCTCCGCCACGGCCCGCTCGCGAACCGAGTCGCCCACCAGGACGAGCAGAGGGACGAGGAAGGCGATCGCCACCAACCCGGTGACCGATGCGGAGATCCAGGCGAGTGAGCGTCTCACTCAGGCGCCGCCAGCCGGACCCCCACGCCTCGGACGGTATGGATGTAGCGGGGCTCGGAGGCCGATTCACCCAGTTTGCGGCGCAGCCACGAGACATGCACGTCGATGGTCTGGTCCTGTCCGTAGGCCTGTTCCCACACCTCGGTGAGCAGTTCGCGGCGGGTGACCACCTGGTCGGGGCGGGCCGCCAGATAGGCCAGCAGGTCGAACTCTCGCCGGGTCAGGTGGATCGACTGGCCGGCCAGGCTGACCTCTCGCCGGCCGGTGTCGACCCGAAGGTCACCGACCAGGATCAGGGGGTCGGGTTCGGGCCGGTGTGAGCGGCGCAGCACCGCGGTGATCCTGGCGTTCAACTGGTCGCTCGAGAACGGTTTGGTCAGGTAGTCGTCGGCCCCGGCGAGCAACAGGGCGACGACCTCCTCGTCCCGGTCGCGGCTGGAGGCGATGACCACCGGGACGTCCTGATTCAGCGCCCGCATCATCTTCAACGCCTGAGCGCCATCCAGATCGGGCAGGTTCAGGTCCAGGATCACCAACTCGGGAGGGTGCGCGCTGAACTCGCGAAGCGCCTCCAACGCATTCGGGGTACTGCGCACCACATGACCGCGGCCGGCCAGGTCGTGCACCAGAGCGGTTCGGAGCAGAGAATCGTCCTCGACCAGGAGCAGCGCTGCCACGTCGACATCGTATTGGGTCGATAATGGCCAGCGTGCATCGTGTGCTGCGGTACGTCCTCGGATGGCTCGCCGCCGCCTCGGCGCTGGTGTGGATCTCGTCCCAGGTGATCAGCAGCACCGTCTACCCGGACGGCGACGGCCGCGAGGCGGCCCTGCGCGGGGGGGCGCTGGTGGCCGCTGACGCCTCACAGTCCACCACCCTCCCCCCACCCCCGAGCACCTCACCCGCGGTGTCACCGTCCGCGCCGACGCCTTCCCAGGTCTCCCCCACCGGCACCCGGCCGACCACGGCGCCGGCCCGCACGTCGCCCCCGACCCGCCCGACCAGTGGTCCCGGCGGCACGATCACCATGGAGACCACCGTCATCGCCCCCGGGCACACGGTCACCCGCTGGTCGAGTTCATCCAGCCGCCGGGTCACCTCCACCACAACGCGCACGACGAGCTCGTCGATCTCCCGCGTGGTCCGCACCCTGGGCGGCCAGGTGGTCTTGCGGATCTATGCCGACCACGCCGAAGTGCTCTCGGCCACCCCTGCTCTCGGCTACAGCGTGAGGTCCTGGGAACAGACCGAGTGGCTGCGGGTGGACTTCACCGACGGTGAGCGGACCTCGTCGGTCATCGTGACCTGGAACGACGGGCCGCCCTTCATCCAGGTGATCGACCAGTAACCGGATCGGGCCGGCCGGGGTGTCCCGGCCGGCCCGAATTCCGGTTGTCTCAGGTGCGGTGGACCACGCCTGAGCCTGTGACCTCGGCCCGTGACCTCAGCCCTTGGCGGTGAGCCGCAGGACGTAGGACGCCGTGTGGTCCTGGTCCCAGGTGGCCGACATACCGAACGCCTGCAGCGGTGCCAGGTCGGCGGCGTCCTCGGCAGGCAGCTCCCCGCCGAACGCGGTGATCGCCCGGGCGATGTCCACGTAGAGCACCGCAGTGGCGCCCTCGGCCTTGGGCACTGCGGTGCGGAACGTCGGCGACGACGCCAGGGTGCCGTTGTCGGCCAGCCCCGTGATCGCAGGCCCCCACTGCCAGGTGTAACCGGTCGCGGTGCGCCTGGGGGCCTGGTCGACGCCCTGATCCGACAGCGCCGCGGTGGCCCGGTCGAGCACCTGATCGAGGTCGGCCGCCGAGCTGTCCACCCGGACGCCGACCGAAGGGTCGGCGCTGGTACCGGCCACGATCAGAGCGAACTGCTCACCCAGCAGGGCCTTCAGGTCACCGGGCAGCTTCAACCCGGTCTGCTCCTCGAGATCGGCCGTCGTCAGCTTGTCGCCACCCTGAACCGAGTTCGCCTGGTCGACGATGTCCTGCCACGAGGCAGCAACCTGATCGCCCAGACCACCCAAGGCCAGGACGCCGACCACGTCAGCGGGCGCCTGGAGCCTGACCGGGCTCCCCTTCACCTTCGGCATCATCGCGCCGCCCAGCTCACGGAACGACCCGGCCAATTCCAGCGCGTCGTCGTCGAACCGCAGCACGCTCATGCCGTGGCCCGTCGCGGACGAGGCGCCAGACCCGGGCAGGAGGCCGGCCGAGGGCGTCAGCGCGCGCTGGACGTCGTCCATACCGGCCAGATCGACCCACATCGCCGCGATGCCCGCATCGCCCACGGCCTTGCTGTCATCGGCGTAGGCCGGACGCTCGGACAGCGGGGCGGACTGCGCCGCCGTCGCCGCGGCCGAGGCGTGCGCCTGGGTGTCCGACATGATCACCCATTCGCCCTCGCCCGCCAGCCCGACCGGCTTCCCGTCGACGCCGTCGAGCTTCGACAGGCTGGTCTTGGCCTTGGCCTGGTCGGTGACCTGCAGCGCGATCACCACGGTGGGTTCCTCGCCACCGGCATCCGGGGGCAGCAGAGCCACCCCGGCCCGCTGACCGAGCCACTGCTCGACCTCGGCCCAGGCCGGAGCGCCCTTCTCGTCCTGGGAGATCTGCTCGTACACCCACTTGCGCGGGTCCTTGTCGGCCACGTCCCAATCCAAGTCCTTGGACTTGGGGAACTTCTGAGCGAACCGCAGTGCGGCCAGCTTCTGCGACGCCGACGGGTCGAGGTCGACCATCATCGCCGCCACGGCGGTGCCGGGCAGGTGAGCGTCGGCACGCTCGCCCTGGCCTCCCACGGCCGCATATGCCAGGTAGCCGCCGGCGGCGAGCACCCCGGCCCCGACGACCCCGGCCACGATGCCCGCGGTCCGGCCTCGGCTGCGACGCCCGGACGGCGGGGACGGCGCATAGCTGCCGGGAAGGACCTCGGTACTGCCCGGCTGGGCGTAGCCACCGGGCTGGGCGTAGCCGGCCGGTGGGGGCGGGTACCCGCCCTGCTGCGGGTAGGTGGGTGGCGGCGACGGCGGGTAGGGCGAGGCCCCCTCGCCCGGATGGGTGGAGTCGAACGACACGATGTCCCCTCGAGTGGATGGATCAACAGTTCTGCGGCTCGCCCGGTCTGCCGGGATTGCGGCGATCACACACTGGCACAGCCGTGAGGTGGTCGACGCTCGCCTTCGCCAGATCTCCACATCGGCACACCGGGTGGAGCGGCTGAGCCGTCAGAGCAGGAATCGCCCGCTCACACCAGGCACTGCGGCCCGAGCAACGCCTTCAGGTCGCCGAACAGGGCCGGGGACGGCGTCACCCGGAGGGCGTCGTCCAGCCGCATCACCGTGGCCTTGCCGGTGCGGGTCAACTTGAGGTGCACCTCGGTGCTGCCCGGATGGGTGGCCAGCACGTCCTTGAGCCGCTCCACGGTGGGTGGCGTGCAGCGCGCGACCGGCAGCGAGACCACCACCGGCCCGTGGTCACCGTCGGCCAGCAACTCGGGGAGCCTGAGCTCCTGGGCATAGATGGTGGGAACGTCGTCGCGCCGGTTCAGGCGCCCCTTGACCACCACCACCAGGTCTTCGGCGAGCACGTGCGACACGGTCAGGTACGACTGCGGGAAGAACAGGACCTCGATCGCGCCGTCCAGGTCCTCGACCGTGGCGATCGCCCAGGCATTGCCGTTCTTGGTCAGCTTGCGCTGTACCGAACTGATCATTCCCGCGATGGTGATCCCGGCGCCGTCCGGTCGGGAGTCGTCGGCGTTCAGGGCGGCGATGGAGCAGTCGGACTCCCGGGACAGGATGTGTTCCAGACCGAACAACGGGTGATCCGAGACATACAGCCCGAGCATCTCGCGCTCGTTGGACAACAACGTCTGCTTGTCCCACTCGATGTCGGGCACCGGCGGCAGCATCGACTCGGCCGGGCCGTCGTCGTCCATGCCGCCGAAGAGGGAGAACTGACCGCGGTCCTCCTGGCGCTTGTCCGACACGACCGCCTCGACGGCGGGCTCGTGCACCTTGACCATGCCGAACCGCGGTTCGTTCAGTGAGTCGAAGGCCCCACCCTTGATCAGCGACTCGACGGTGCGCTTGTTGCAGACCACCAACGGGACCTTGCGCAGGAAGTCGTGGAACGAGGTGTAGGCGCCCCGCTCGGCCCGCGTCGTGACGACGGCATCGACCACGTTGGCCCCGACATTGCGGATCGCGGTCAGGCCGAATCGGATGTCCTCACCGACCGGGGTGAAGTCGGCGGCCGAGGAGTTCACGTCCGGCGGCAAGACCTTGATGCCCATACGGCGGCACTCGTTCAGGTACAGCGCCGACTTGTCCTTGTCGTCGCGCACGCTGGTGAGCAGCGCGGCCATGTACTCGCAGGGGTAGTTGGCCTTGAGGTAGGCGGTCCAGTAGGAGACCAGTCCGTAGCCGGCGGTGTGGGCCTTGTTGAAGGCGTAGTCCGAGAACGGGACCA
Proteins encoded in this region:
- a CDS encoding aminotransferase class III-fold pyridoxal phosphate-dependent enzyme, which produces MAHSASSPTAAVIDRARLTTLIDAERATYAASNPRSAELFASAGHLFGRVPMTWMNKWSGGFPLYLDRAEGNRLTDVDGHTYIDFALGDTGAMAGHSPAATIAAVHRRLAEQGGITTMLPTEDAEWVGAELARRFGLPLWSFTLSATDANRWAVRLARLATGRNKILVFSYCYHGSVDEIFAVPGPDGRAVARPGNVAPPVPLHETTRVVEFNDAEALARELAHGDVAAVLMEPALTNIGIVLPEPGFLDRVHELCQATGTLLMIDETHTFSAGAGGATAAWGLHPDIFVIGKSIGGGIPSGAYGITREVAERIGAHRDADLVDVGGVGGTLAGNALSLAAMRATLGHVLTEQAFEHMIELATAFTEGVQATLDATGVAWSVSQLGARSEYRFASPAPRTGTESAAGADDELDEFLHLFMINRGVLITPFHNMALMCPVTTAADVERHTQLFAEAVAILLG
- a CDS encoding lytic polysaccharide monooxygenase produces the protein MKRRWMVPATGAAALIASVVMATPASAHGYVNTPPSRQAMCAQGRIACGAVKYEPQSVEGPKGQINCSGGKSAWAELDDNSRSWPVTSVGSSVNFSWILTAPHRTASWDYFVDGKLVTSINGGNNLPGSQVTHTVNLSAYPGRHTVLARWSVGDTTNAFYNCVDLQIGSGGSTTPPATTPPATKPPVTTAPPTTPPTTKPPVTTAPPTTKPPVTTAPPTTKPPVTTPPAPGTTTPRPPSSTRPRPPSGPVKPTRSGHHHGTPTGAHTTWRPRVRYHVGDEVIFNGVRYVALMNHTSFPGWEPPFVRCLWQRL
- a CDS encoding HAMP domain-containing protein, which codes for MRRSLAWISASVTGLVAIAFLVPLLVLVGDSVRERAVAEAYRSAMVTGSVLAVSQSVDYVASLVAGAEASGIISVYLPRAGLVAQKAEIEHVVTRAELQPAAPRVAALEAMRSGAPATVPTHGGMAVLQPVALSGGRMAVVEIDIPDAVLERGVTRARVSLTVFALALVAASIALADRLAARVVRSAGRLQAASNRLGSGDLAVRVLPEGPEELAAAARAFNLMADRVGDLLVAERELMADLSHRLRTPLAGLVLAGRSLGSGVTGDQVRALTTKLQEEVDAIIHEARQSPRPASPPECDAMAVLRERLDFWGALAEDQGRGWTLALPRSVQRVDVPVRQADLQAVVDALVGNVFLHTPEGCAFEVVLRVGVRTELVVGDAGPGIREPERAVRRGASGAGSSGLGLDIVTRVAQTTGGQLLIGRSRLGGAEITLAMPTVPRAT
- a CDS encoding DUF305 domain-containing protein, translated to MIRPSRAPAWARSARAGALVLVASLALGGCGLFGGETSGSSASSAEAGAVNQTDVIFAQQMTVDLEQADQVLRLAAGRATTEEVLTLAAAIQATQAEERQTLQTLQSGWASVPSVSVTRNAYQIDAATMTQLQTLSGAEFEQVFLTVLVAMQRKTIELAQVEASRGQDAATRALASRVVQSRTAEVDYSLGLLEAS
- a CDS encoding Lrp/AsnC family transcriptional regulator; its protein translation is MNRQDADASSGPVTLDAIDVQLLDLLARDGRSSYAALAPQVELSAPAVRLRVHRLIDLGVLQVVGVSDPAALGFPVQAMVAITTQGDVREVADGIATIENVIYQVLTSGEHDLLAEVVCRTSDELLAVVNDRIRAVPGVTSTRVWQYYGIHTHRFSVATPAEPA
- a CDS encoding response regulator transcription factor; protein product: MAALLLVEDDSLLRTALVHDLAGRGHVVRSTPNALEALREFSAHPPELVILDLNLPDLDGAQALKMMRALNQDVPVVIASSRDRDEEVVALLLAGADDYLTKPFSSDQLNARITAVLRRSHRPEPDPLILVGDLRVDTGRREVSLAGQSIHLTRREFDLLAYLAARPDQVVTRRELLTEVWEQAYGQDQTIDVHVSWLRRKLGESASEPRYIHTVRGVGVRLAAPE